A part of Rhinatrema bivittatum chromosome 16, aRhiBiv1.1, whole genome shotgun sequence genomic DNA contains:
- the LOC115077290 gene encoding olfactory receptor 1086-like — protein sequence MDIGNQTTDGEFILMGLTNLPKLKALLFMLFAAIYFMTLVGNISIIVLTRTDPRLQSAMYLFLGNLSFIDIGFSSSVTPNMLASLLSGKNNISFFGCAVQMFTTVAFGTAECLLFAAMAYDRYVAICNPFLYAVIVSKKLCLQLVTSSYLGGFLHGAIHAVATFQLPFCGSNKIYHFFCDIPPLLKLSCSDTRVNEILLFIFPAILGVGSLLIVLASYIYIISAILKIQSTEGRRKAFSTCASHFTAVSLLFGSTIFTYVKPTSMYSQDQGKVLSLIYSVLIPMLNPLIYSVRNNEVKAAAKKLLIRRQFSHGTIFSKIILHPDFCRVQRNN from the coding sequence ATGGACATCGGAAATCAGACTACGGATGGAGAATTCATTCTCATGGGCCTTACAAACCTGCCAAAGCTTAAGGCTTTACTGTTCATGCTATTCGCTGCTATCTACTTTATGACCCTGGTGGGTAATATAAGTATTATTGTGCTAACGAGAACTGATCCTCGACTGCAGTCGGCTATGTATCTTTTCCTCGGAAACCTGTCTTTCATTGATATCGGTTTCTCTTCTTCAGTAACCCCCAACATGCTGGCTAGTCTCCTGTCAGGCAAGAATAATATTTCTTTCTTTGGTTGCGCTGTACAAATGTTTACAACAGTTGCGTTTGGGACAGCGGAATGCCTCCTCTTTGCAGCGATGGCCTACGATCGCTACGTAGCCATATGCAACCCATTCCTCTATGCAGTTATTGTAAGCAAGAAATTGTGCCTGCAGCTGGTGACCTCATCATACCTTGGCGGTTTTCTGCATGGGGCCATCCATGCCGTGGCCACCTTTCAACTTCCCTTCTGTGGTTCCAACAAAATCTaccatttcttctgtgatatCCCACCACTGTTAAAGCTCTCCTGCTCTGATACAAGAGTTAATGAAATTCTGCTGTTCATCTTCCCAGCCATTTTGGGGGTTGGCAGTCTTCTAATTGTTCTTGCATCTTACATTTATATTATCTCTGCCATACTGAAGATCCAATCAACCGAGGGAAGACGCAAGGCCTTCTCGACCTGTGCCTCCCACTTCACTGCAGTGTCTTTACTCTTTGGGAGCACTATCTTTACCTATGTGAAGCCCACCTCAATGTATTCTCAAGATCAGGGCAAAGTGCTGTCTTTGATTTATAGTGTTTTGATCCCCATGTTAAACCCTTTGATATACAGCGTGAGGAACAATGAGGTCAAAGCTGCAGCCAAAAAATTATTGATCAGAAGGCAATTTTCACATGGTACAATATTTAGTAAAATAATTCTACATCCGGATTTTTGCAGGGTGCAACGAAATAATTAA
- the LOC115078719 gene encoding olfactory receptor 141-like, with translation MKLGNQTMVTEFILLGLTDLQKLKALLFMFFTAVYFITLVGNISIIVLTRTDPQLQSAMYLFLGNLSFIDIGFSSSVTPNLLDGLLSEKKPISFYGCAVQMFSTVAFGTAECLLLAAMAYDRYVAICNPFLYAVIVNKRLCLQLVTSSYLGGFLHGAIHAVATFRLTFCGSNKIYHFFCDIPPLLKISCSDTRVNEILLFIFPAILGVGSLLIVLASYIYIISAILKICSSEGRRKAFSTCASHFTAVSLLFGTSIFTYVKPTSMYSQDQGKVLSLIYSVLIPMLNPLIYSVRNNEVKAAVKKVINRRQYLKCCI, from the coding sequence ATGAAGCTGGGAAATCAGACTATGGTCACAGAATTCATTCTCCTGGGACTTACAGATCTGCAAAAGCTTAAGGCTTTACTCTTCATGTTCTTTACTGCTGTATACTTTATAACCCTGGTGGGTAATATAAGTATTATTGTATTAACGAGGACCGATCCACAACTGCAATCTGCTATGTATCTTTTTTTGGGAAATCTGTCTTTCATAGATATCGGTTTCTCTTCTTCCGTCACCCCCAACCTGCTGGATGGTCTCCTGTCAGAAAAGAAACCTATTTCTTTCTATGGTTGCGCTGTACAGATGTTTTCCACGGTTGCGTTTGGTACAGCGGAATGCCTTCTCCTCGCGGCAATGGCCTATGATCGCTACGTAGCCATATGCAACCCATTCCTCTATGCAGTTATTGTAAACAAGAGATTATGCCTGCAGCTGGTGACCTCATCATACCTTGGCGGTTTTCTGCATGGGGCCATCCATGCCGTGGCCACCTTTCGACTGACCTTCTGTGGTTCCAACAAGATCTACCATTTCTTTTGTGATATCCCACCACTGCTAAAGATTTCCTGCTCTGATACAAGAGTTAATGAAATTCTGCTGTTCATCTTCCCAGCCATATTGGGGGTCGGAAGTCTCCTAATTGTTCTTGCATCTTACATTTACATTATTTCTGCCATACTGAAGATTTGTTCAAGCGAGGGGAGACGCAAGGCTTTCTCGACCTGTGCCTCCCACTTCACTGCAGTAtctttactctttgggacctctaTCTTTACCTATGTGAAGCCCACCTCAATGTATTCTCAGGATCAGGGCAAAGTGCTGTCTTTGATTTATAGTGTTTTGATCCCCATGTTAAACCCTTTGATATACAGCGTGAGGAACAATGAGGTCAAagctgcagtcaaaaaagtaataaatagaAGGCAATATTTAAAATGCTGCATCTAG
- the LOC115077291 gene encoding olfactory receptor-like protein OLF1, translating into MVGNISIIIVTRTDPQLQTSMYLLLSNLSFADICLSSVVTPSMLVSLLSEDSPISFYCCATQLFSAVGFGTTESILLAVMAYDRYVAICNPLLYATIVTKRTCLQLVACSYLAGFLHAAIHTIATFRLPFCGREIHHFFCDIPPLLKLSCFHTKLSEILLFTFISIIGSSCVLIIVSSYIYIISTILRIKTTAGRRKAFSTCASHVTAVCLLFGTAIFTYIRPPSMYSQDQDKVLSLIYSVVIPMLNPLIYSVRNNEVKDSVKRILRGKHLFQLI; encoded by the coding sequence ATGGTAGGAAATATAAGCATTATCATCGTAACCAGAACCGATCCTCAGCTGCAGACATCCATGTACCTTCTCCTCAGCAACCTGTCTTTCGCAGACATCTGTTTGTCCTCTGTTGTCACCCCTAGCATGCTGGTCAGCCTTCTGTCAGAAGACAGTCCTATTTCTTTCTACTGCTGTGCTACTCAACTCTTCAGTGCTGTTGGATTTGGCACAACAGAGAGCATACTTCTTGCAGTGATGGCCTATGATCGCTATGTAGCCATTTGTAACCCCTTACTATATGCCACCATTGTAACCAAGAGAACGTGCCTACAGTTGGTAGCATGTTCCTATCTGGCTGGATTTCTCCATGCAGCCATCCACACCATCGCCACCTTCCGACTGCCTTTCTGTGGACGAGAGATCCACCATTTCTTTTGTGATATCCCCCCATTGCTCAAGCTCTCGTGCTTTCACACCAAACTCAGTGAAATCTTGCTTTTCACCTTTATTAGTATCATAGGGTCTAGTTGTGTTCTAATCATTGTTTCATCTTATATTTATATTATCTCTACCATCCTGAGGATCAAGACTACAGCGGGGAGGcgcaaagccttctccacctgtgCCTCTCACGTCACTGCAGTTTGTTTGCTCTTCGGAACGGCTATCTTCACCTATATCAGACCCCCCTCAATGTATTCCCAGGATCAAGACAAGGTGCTTTCTTTGATCTACAGTGTGGTGATCCCCATGTTAAACCCTTTGATCTACAGTGTGAGAAACAATGAAGTTAAAGATTCGGTCAAGAGGATATTGAGAGGAAAGCATTTATTTCAACTCATTTAG